A genomic segment from Desulfovibrio oxyclinae DSM 11498 encodes:
- a CDS encoding sensor histidine kinase, which translates to MTEKAEGSHPSGTAVVCDQASRVLRVVSDGLGIFQSGEREDLVSIVDDGSLHKLTDFLERVQKQKSSMGWELNTITSEGVKALYYFGVRHDDGLLVVISPMPENLVHLYDQMVSIVNEQSVRLRECQQQLSRERDAPDDPAQLDSMMQLNNELVNAQRELSIRNRLLKRQKERAAKLFEMNPDALLVIDATGTVITGNSAAMTLFETDAEGLSGMRMKFSLEQDEGVETCVRTAEGTRVMEIRSTETEWDAKPATLVSLRDVTQRKELDELKEDVARISQHDLKSPLGGMVSMSQLLQMHEDSEVREQGALMEAAGHRVLGMINDSLDLHRMERGEYIPDICDVKLEPVVQQVVGENGALQQYKQLDVHVDARCESIPGEESLYRTMLTNLLKNAFEAAPAGSTVSVKWQRCDDGFRLEVHNLGVVPKAVRHSFFDKYATAEKKGGSGLGTYSARLIAKALGGALDMHTSQNEGTTLTFSLQA; encoded by the coding sequence ATGACAGAGAAAGCTGAAGGCTCGCATCCGTCTGGCACCGCGGTGGTCTGCGACCAAGCCTCTCGTGTTTTGCGCGTGGTGTCCGACGGGCTCGGCATATTTCAATCCGGTGAACGTGAGGATCTTGTATCCATCGTGGATGACGGCTCGCTGCATAAGCTTACCGATTTTCTGGAGAGGGTGCAGAAGCAGAAATCCTCCATGGGATGGGAACTCAACACAATCACCTCCGAAGGCGTCAAAGCCCTTTACTATTTCGGCGTGCGTCACGATGACGGCTTGCTGGTGGTGATCTCCCCCATGCCGGAGAATCTGGTTCATCTTTATGATCAGATGGTCTCCATCGTGAATGAGCAGAGCGTTCGGCTTCGGGAATGCCAGCAGCAGCTTTCCCGAGAGCGCGATGCTCCGGATGACCCTGCACAGCTCGACAGTATGATGCAGCTCAACAACGAACTCGTGAACGCCCAGCGGGAACTCAGTATCCGCAACCGGCTGCTGAAGCGACAGAAGGAGAGGGCCGCCAAACTTTTCGAGATGAACCCCGATGCCTTGCTGGTCATTGATGCGACCGGGACCGTCATCACGGGCAACAGTGCCGCCATGACGCTGTTTGAGACGGATGCCGAGGGCCTGTCCGGGATGCGGATGAAGTTTTCGCTGGAGCAGGATGAAGGGGTCGAAACCTGCGTGCGGACCGCCGAGGGCACCAGAGTGATGGAAATCCGTTCCACGGAAACCGAATGGGACGCGAAGCCCGCCACACTTGTTTCCCTGAGGGATGTGACCCAGCGCAAGGAGCTGGATGAACTCAAGGAGGACGTGGCCCGCATCTCGCAGCACGACCTCAAAAGTCCCCTTGGCGGGATGGTGTCAATGTCCCAATTGCTTCAGATGCATGAAGACTCTGAGGTGCGGGAGCAGGGCGCTCTCATGGAGGCGGCAGGGCATCGCGTTCTGGGTATGATCAACGATTCCCTGGACCTGCACCGAATGGAACGCGGCGAATATATACCGGATATCTGTGACGTGAAGCTCGAACCCGTCGTGCAGCAGGTCGTGGGGGAAAATGGCGCATTGCAGCAGTACAAACAGTTGGATGTGCATGTGGATGCGCGTTGCGAGTCGATCCCCGGCGAAGAATCGCTTTATCGTACCATGCTCACGAACCTGCTGAAAAATGCGTTCGAAGCCGCGCCTGCGGGCTCTACGGTTTCGGTGAAGTGGCAGCGGTGCGATGACGGTTTTCGCCTCGAGGTTCATAACCTCGGGGTTGTTCCGAAAGCAGTCAGGCACAGTTTCTTTGACAAGTACGCCACCGCTGAAAAAAAGGGTGGCAGCGGCCTCGGTACATACTCCGCCAGACTCATCGCCAAGGCGCTTGGCGGTGCTCTGGACATGCACACTTCGCAAAACGAGGGAACCACCCTCACCTTCTCGCTGCAAGCCTAA
- a CDS encoding hydrogenase small subunit codes for MPNSNRFDTLKMMAGTEKPSRRDFMKFCGTMAAFIGMGPAFAPKVAHALAGKKRPSVIYMHGAECTGCTEALLRAYQPYFDEIIMNTISLDYCETVMASAGQAAHAALEKAMKNPEGYVCVIEGGIPTYHGGEYGKVGGETMFQLFARVAAKANATIAMGSCACFGGIQAAAPNPSGAKGTNDALKAVGVNAINIAGCPPNPMNFVGTVVHLLTKGMPELDAWNRPKMFYGDTVHDHCPRQEHFNRGEFAPDFESDEAKKGWCLYQLGCKGPYTYNNCPTSLFNEVNWPVQAGAPCIGCSEPNFWDDYSPFFHPIEDGPET; via the coding sequence ATGCCGAACTCGAACAGGTTCGATACACTCAAGATGATGGCAGGCACCGAGAAGCCCAGCCGTCGCGACTTCATGAAATTCTGCGGGACCATGGCCGCCTTTATCGGAATGGGACCGGCATTCGCGCCCAAGGTGGCCCATGCGTTGGCCGGAAAAAAACGTCCCTCCGTCATCTACATGCACGGCGCCGAATGCACCGGCTGCACCGAAGCGCTTCTCAGGGCCTACCAGCCGTATTTCGACGAAATCATCATGAATACCATCTCGCTGGACTACTGCGAGACCGTCATGGCCTCAGCCGGACAGGCGGCCCACGCCGCACTTGAGAAGGCCATGAAGAATCCCGAAGGGTACGTCTGCGTCATCGAAGGCGGCATCCCCACGTATCACGGCGGGGAGTACGGCAAGGTGGGCGGCGAGACCATGTTCCAGCTCTTTGCGCGGGTGGCGGCCAAGGCCAATGCGACCATCGCCATGGGTTCATGCGCCTGCTTCGGCGGCATTCAGGCGGCCGCCCCAAACCCCTCCGGCGCCAAGGGTACCAACGACGCGCTCAAGGCGGTCGGGGTCAACGCCATCAATATCGCGGGTTGTCCGCCGAATCCCATGAACTTCGTGGGAACCGTGGTCCATCTGCTGACCAAGGGTATGCCCGAGCTTGATGCGTGGAACCGGCCCAAGATGTTCTACGGCGACACTGTGCACGACCATTGCCCGAGGCAGGAGCACTTTAATCGCGGCGAGTTCGCTCCGGATTTCGAGAGCGACGAGGCGAAGAAAGGCTGGTGCCTGTATCAGCTGGGCTGCAAGGGGCCGTACACTTACAACAACTGTCCTACCTCCCTGTTCAACGAGGTCAACTGGCCGGTTCAGGCGGGCGCGCCCTGCATCGGATGCAGCGAGCCGAACTTCTGGGACGACTATTCGCCGTTCTTCCATCCCATCGAAGACGGACCGGAAACCTAA
- a CDS encoding cobalamin B12-binding domain-containing protein — protein MSGFSHDRTMKLADDYQQALLDGQRDKASALIIDALDDGLAIPSLYLDVFQLTQHRIGRLWQQNKVSVAVEHYSTAVTQLIMSNLFPRIVGDGSAGKTVVGCCVSSELHEMGMRMVCDFFEMNNWTTHFLGSGMPDADLVGFVRDKQADLVCISCTTSYNVQAVKSLVAALRDDAGIMPAIMVGGAPFAANPDLVALVGANATAADAREAVRKGWELVS, from the coding sequence ATGAGCGGTTTCAGCCATGATCGCACAATGAAACTTGCGGATGACTATCAGCAGGCTCTTCTCGACGGTCAGCGGGACAAGGCAAGCGCCCTGATTATCGATGCGCTTGATGACGGGCTCGCTATCCCTTCGTTGTATCTCGACGTTTTCCAGCTCACCCAGCATCGCATCGGTCGTCTCTGGCAGCAAAACAAGGTGAGCGTGGCCGTGGAGCATTACAGTACGGCCGTCACGCAGTTGATCATGTCCAATCTGTTTCCACGCATTGTGGGCGACGGTTCTGCCGGAAAAACGGTGGTGGGATGCTGCGTCAGCTCCGAACTGCACGAGATGGGCATGCGCATGGTCTGCGACTTTTTCGAGATGAACAACTGGACCACGCACTTTCTCGGATCGGGTATGCCCGACGCTGATCTGGTCGGTTTCGTTCGCGATAAACAGGCCGATCTGGTCTGCATTTCATGCACCACATCCTACAATGTGCAGGCGGTCAAATCGCTTGTTGCAGCTCTCAGGGACGATGCCGGGATCATGCCGGCGATAATGGTCGGCGGGGCGCCTTTTGCCGCGAATCCTGATCTGGTGGCTCTGGTAGGAGCGAACGCCACGGCGGCGGATGCCCGTGAAGCAGTCCGCAAAGGCTGGGAGTTGGTGTCATGA
- a CDS encoding winged helix-turn-helix transcriptional regulator, with product MIQQCPLKKVKDKEYRXFFELTLQVFGGKWKPVIIYHLARTGVMRYGELKRTIPEISERMLAKQLRELENDDVLSRTAYPEVPPKVEYALTDLGRKLLPALLELRKWGIEYERHLGGGELVFDPEKYEALEDPVLPST from the coding sequence ATGATCCAGCAGTGCCCCCTCAAGAAGGTCAAGGACAAGGAATACCGATNCTTTTTCGAACTGACGCTTCAGGTATTCGGAGGCAAGTGGAAACCCGTCATCATATATCATCTGGCACGCACAGGGGTCATGCGCTACGGAGAACTCAAGCGGACCATACCGGAAATATCCGAAAGGATGCTGGCAAAGCAGCTTCGCGAACTTGAAAATGATGACGTATTGAGCAGAACGGCCTATCCCGAGGTTCCGCCCAAGGTCGAATACGCTTTGACAGATCTCGGAAGAAAACTGCTCCCCGCACTGCTTGAATTGCGAAAATGGGGAATTGAATACGAACGTCACCTCGGGGGCGGCGAGCTTGTCTTTGACCCCGAGAAATACGAAGCCCTTGAAGATCCGGTCCTCCCTTCCACGTAG
- a CDS encoding flavodoxin family protein, with protein MYAVAVNGSPRKGGNTETLLKATLEPLEQSGWETELVQVGGRKVRGCIACNKCFEEKNGTCIAHDDLFNELMEKIVRADALVFGSPTYFSDVSAELKAVLDRAGYVGLANGGLLRGKIGAAVVAVRRGGGIHVYDSINHMFLMSQMIVPGSIYWNLGYGLNKAEAAGDEEGMRNMGNLGRTIDWLGKAMKPNMDSFPVE; from the coding sequence ATGTACGCAGTAGCAGTAAACGGAAGCCCGCGAAAGGGCGGTAATACCGAGACACTTCTCAAGGCGACCCTCGAACCGCTGGAGCAGTCCGGCTGGGAAACCGAACTCGTTCAGGTGGGTGGTCGCAAGGTGCGCGGCTGTATTGCCTGCAATAAGTGTTTCGAGGAGAAAAACGGCACGTGCATCGCCCATGACGACCTGTTCAACGAACTGATGGAAAAGATCGTACGCGCCGACGCACTCGTATTCGGCAGCCCGACATACTTCTCGGACGTTTCCGCCGAGCTCAAGGCCGTGCTGGATCGCGCCGGATACGTGGGACTCGCCAACGGCGGCCTGCTGCGCGGCAAGATAGGTGCGGCAGTGGTGGCCGTGCGTCGCGGCGGTGGAATCCATGTGTACGACTCCATCAATCACATGTTCCTCATGTCCCAGATGATCGTTCCCGGCTCCATATACTGGAACCTCGGATACGGTCTGAACAAGGCGGAAGCCGCCGGTGACGAGGAAGGTATGCGGAATATGGGCAACCTCGGTCGGACCATTGACTGGCTCGGCAAGGCCATGAAGCCGAATATGGATTCCTTCCCTGTGGAATAA
- a CDS encoding CBS domain-containing protein: MKQSIVRVRDVMHSEILSIDGMATVKMAADKMRQEQVSELLVERRHEDDAWGIITIMDIVEGVLVPGQDAEDVSVYEIMTKPVITVPAVMDIRYATRLIHRMKIHRAPVEHMGEIVGMVTLDSLILEHELL; this comes from the coding sequence ATGAAACAGTCCATAGTTCGCGTCCGGGACGTGATGCATTCGGAAATCCTGAGCATCGATGGCATGGCGACCGTCAAAATGGCCGCAGACAAGATGCGGCAGGAACAGGTCTCCGAGCTTCTGGTGGAGCGCCGGCACGAAGATGATGCCTGGGGCATCATAACCATCATGGACATCGTGGAAGGCGTGCTTGTTCCCGGTCAGGACGCCGAGGACGTGAGCGTCTATGAAATAATGACCAAGCCGGTCATCACCGTCCCCGCGGTGATGGACATCCGCTACGCCACGAGGCTGATTCATCGTATGAAGATTCATCGCGCTCCGGTGGAGCACATGGGCGAGATCGTCGGCATGGTCACGCTCGACTCCCTCATTCTGGAACACGAGCTCCTGTAG
- a CDS encoding DUF1538 domain-containing protein: MDFFIDFGSVFLATVRDTLPILGLILVFQIFVIRQPIPHLPRVIMGGVYVVLGLALFLIGLEKALFPVGKAMVAQLTAPDFLIGGVEAQSDWTAYLWVYLFAAMIGFSTTIAEPSLLAVALKASEVSGGSISQWGLRITVAIGVAVGITLGAYRIVTGTPLSLYILCGYVAVVVMTFFTPKKIIAIAYDSGGVTTSTVTVPLVAALGLGLSEAVPGRNPALDGFGLIAFASLFPIIAVMGYAQMAHLLNMRARAKTRKE, encoded by the coding sequence ATGGATTTTTTCATTGATTTCGGATCGGTCTTTCTGGCCACGGTACGCGATACGCTGCCGATCCTCGGACTGATTCTCGTCTTTCAGATATTCGTCATCCGCCAACCCATCCCGCATTTGCCGAGGGTGATTATGGGCGGTGTGTACGTGGTGCTCGGACTGGCCCTTTTCCTTATAGGACTTGAAAAGGCGCTGTTTCCTGTGGGTAAAGCCATGGTCGCGCAGTTGACCGCTCCGGATTTTCTCATAGGCGGAGTGGAAGCCCAGTCGGACTGGACGGCCTATTTGTGGGTCTACCTGTTTGCCGCCATGATCGGCTTCTCCACCACCATTGCCGAGCCATCCCTTTTGGCTGTGGCGTTGAAGGCCAGCGAGGTGTCCGGCGGCAGCATCAGCCAGTGGGGATTGCGGATCACCGTTGCCATTGGCGTGGCGGTAGGCATTACGCTGGGGGCATATCGGATCGTCACCGGCACGCCCCTTTCCCTTTACATACTTTGCGGGTATGTTGCAGTGGTGGTGATGACATTCTTCACACCCAAGAAAATTATTGCCATTGCGTACGACTCCGGTGGCGTGACGACGTCCACTGTAACCGTGCCGCTCGTGGCGGCGCTTGGTCTCGGACTTTCGGAAGCCGTTCCGGGGCGCAACCCCGCGCTGGACGGTTTCGGGCTGATTGCATTCGCCAGCCTTTTCCCGATAATTGCCGTCATGGGGTACGCGCAGATGGCGCATCTGTTGAATATGCGAGCCAGAGCAAAAACGCGAAAGGAATGA
- a CDS encoding DEAD/DEAH box helicase, protein MNFDQFSFDQRIVAGIKACGYETPTPIQQQAIPDVLKGNDVLGLAQTGTGKTAAFALPILQRLLDADAPKRGPVKTLVLAPTRELALQIQESFVAFGKQSGIRTAAVFGGVGFTPQIKAARSATVVVACPGRLLDLLNQGVIKLDQVDTLVLDEADHMMDMGFLPDLRRIMAKLPEQRQNLLFSATMPNDIRRLADKILDNPVTVQVDNTRPADSVSHAFYPVRHHLKGQLLEDLLEKTEHESVLVFTRTKHRAKNLARKLERQGHEAAFLQGNMSQNQRRRALDGFRDGTFRIMVATDIAARGIDCARVSHVINFDLPDTAETYTHRIGRTGRAERTGAALTLLAPDDDKRLVGQIEKIVNQRIERHKLEGFDYDRADTRKSAPRRGRPGGGSGKRPGRPGGANGSRGGKRAPQSAGRR, encoded by the coding sequence GTGAATTTCGACCAATTTTCGTTTGACCAGCGCATTGTCGCTGGAATCAAGGCCTGTGGCTATGAAACCCCGACCCCCATTCAGCAGCAGGCCATCCCCGATGTCCTCAAGGGCAACGACGTGCTCGGTCTGGCTCAGACCGGTACCGGGAAGACCGCTGCCTTTGCGCTGCCCATTCTCCAGCGCCTGCTTGATGCCGACGCTCCCAAGCGTGGTCCGGTAAAGACGCTGGTTCTTGCACCGACCCGCGAGCTGGCACTGCAGATTCAGGAAAGCTTTGTCGCATTCGGCAAGCAGAGCGGCATTCGCACCGCCGCCGTGTTTGGCGGAGTGGGCTTTACGCCGCAGATCAAGGCCGCGCGATCCGCCACCGTTGTGGTGGCCTGCCCGGGCCGCCTGCTGGACCTGCTCAATCAGGGCGTCATCAAGCTGGATCAGGTTGATACGCTGGTGCTGGACGAAGCCGACCACATGATGGACATGGGCTTCCTGCCTGACCTTCGCCGGATCATGGCCAAGCTGCCCGAGCAGCGGCAGAACCTGCTTTTCTCCGCCACCATGCCGAACGACATTCGCAGGCTGGCCGACAAGATACTCGACAATCCCGTCACCGTGCAGGTGGACAACACCCGCCCGGCGGACAGCGTCAGCCATGCCTTCTATCCCGTCAGGCATCACCTGAAGGGACAGCTGCTGGAAGACCTGCTTGAGAAAACCGAGCATGAAAGCGTACTCGTTTTCACCCGTACCAAGCATCGCGCCAAGAATCTGGCCCGTAAGCTGGAACGTCAGGGTCACGAGGCCGCCTTCCTGCAGGGCAACATGAGCCAGAACCAGCGTCGCCGCGCCCTCGACGGGTTCCGCGACGGCACGTTCCGCATCATGGTGGCGACGGATATCGCGGCTCGCGGCATCGACTGCGCCCGTGTGAGCCACGTCATCAACTTCGACCTGCCGGATACCGCCGAAACCTATACGCACCGCATCGGCCGCACCGGCCGTGCCGAGCGTACGGGCGCGGCGCTGACCCTGCTGGCTCCTGATGACGACAAACGTCTCGTCGGACAGATCGAAAAGATCGTCAATCAGCGCATCGAGCGTCACAAGCTCGAAGGGTTCGATTATGACCGCGCAGATACCAGGAAATCCGCTCCGCGCCGTGGAAGGCCCGGTGGAGGTTCCGGAAAACGTCCCGGCCGCCCCGGTGGCGCCAATGGGTCGCGCGGAGGAAAACGCGCTCCCCAGTCCGCAGGACGACGCTAA
- a CDS encoding PEP-CTERM sorting domain-containing protein, which yields MDVHAFCKFCSTGGNAMNRFVCACIIVVAVVVAMPSWAKAFTFPDPTTNAMLYGDFYSYSLPILAFQYDQEFGGGVGPGNPYYVQSTAGHIKDSIVIATGSTGTGVNTNFPGMDNAYPTPNSSGVSTFSTGTTPDPGFTPTMPANQADTWDSTIEAFMGQMGGQSPAFFFNNNQERVEQDLWAYGQVKVWSSTGGATAEYFDLASPNGDGTGIFGGDPATYVSPTYSDASWEPTPFEDYIISGGDVCLNASGIPVPCGSPDAVEGPFPHNLGENEAAYAVFSPELNAMLAAWNGDSPYDMISMDFRMHSLNSGYEQAFVMPAEFLSQPVPEPSSVLLMGLGFTGLVLVSMRRRFRRD from the coding sequence ATGGATGTGCACGCTTTTTGCAAATTCTGTTCAACTGGAGGAAATGCAATGAACAGGTTTGTCTGCGCGTGTATTATTGTTGTGGCAGTCGTGGTTGCCATGCCGTCATGGGCAAAGGCTTTCACGTTTCCTGATCCCACCACCAACGCCATGTTGTACGGCGATTTCTATTCGTACTCACTGCCGATCCTTGCCTTTCAATATGATCAGGAATTCGGCGGTGGTGTCGGCCCCGGAAATCCGTATTACGTCCAGTCCACCGCTGGTCATATCAAGGACAGCATCGTCATCGCCACCGGCTCGACCGGGACTGGAGTAAACACCAACTTCCCGGGAATGGATAATGCGTATCCCACCCCGAACAGTTCCGGTGTGTCCACTTTTTCGACAGGCACGACGCCTGACCCCGGATTTACGCCGACCATGCCCGCCAATCAGGCGGATACGTGGGACTCGACCATCGAGGCGTTCATGGGGCAGATGGGCGGACAGAGTCCAGCCTTCTTTTTCAATAACAATCAGGAGCGGGTCGAGCAGGACCTGTGGGCCTATGGTCAGGTCAAGGTATGGAGCAGTACTGGCGGTGCCACAGCTGAATATTTCGATCTGGCAAGCCCCAATGGGGACGGAACCGGCATTTTCGGCGGCGATCCGGCAACCTATGTTTCCCCGACATATTCCGATGCATCCTGGGAGCCGACACCCTTTGAAGATTATATCATCTCCGGTGGGGATGTGTGTCTCAATGCTTCCGGCATACCTGTACCGTGTGGCAGCCCCGATGCGGTTGAGGGGCCTTTCCCGCACAACCTTGGAGAAAACGAGGCAGCCTATGCCGTTTTCTCGCCAGAGTTGAATGCCATGCTCGCGGCGTGGAACGGAGACAGCCCGTACGACATGATCTCCATGGATTTCCGTATGCATTCGCTCAACAGCGGATACGAGCAGGCGTTCGTGATGCCCGCCGAGTTTCTGTCGCAGCCGGTTCCCGAACCATCCTCCGTGCTTCTCATGGGGCTCGGTTTCACGGGGCTGGTCCTGGTCTCCATGCGACGGCGTTTTCGGCGTGATTGA
- a CDS encoding nickel-dependent hydrogenase large subunit has product MSQSNAMNGTGNRLIVDPVTRIEGHLKVEVELENDHVKNAWVSTQLYRGIEQILKGRPPEDAPLFTQRACGVCTNTHALTSIRAIENALDIEVPPLAGLMRNLILSALVVHDHLVHYYHLHGLDWIDMAAATKADPGKAAAIVDKTSNRGGDPADLYIVRKRLNDFVGTGQLGFLENAYFLGGNEAYRFSPEENLIMSAHYLEGLRVQLKLARAMALFAGKNPHAQSMVVGGMTCYDSLKPEVVTHFRSLWEETKEFVENAMMPDIVMMAKRFPESWKYGRTENFFDFSDFYDPSTGKDPYFRSGVLWGNDLDSAEKLDIDKIDEHVARSWYKGDDVLKPYDGVTDPKYTNYEDKEKYSWSKAPRYKTEAMETGPLARRAIAYARGESETKKMLDEVFAKTGMKSEHLFSTMGRTVSRVVETAMLTRRMKGWIDEVDERVKSGDDKIYRKWTMPDEAKGVGMCCVTRGGLSHWIRIKDKKIENFQMVVPSTWNLGPRCKEGKLSPAEQSLIGCPCPDPDRPVEILRTIHSFDPCIACSVHLVDNRKGTRQKFRVL; this is encoded by the coding sequence ATGAGTCAAAGCAATGCCATGAACGGCACCGGCAACCGCCTGATCGTGGACCCGGTGACCCGCATAGAAGGCCATCTCAAGGTCGAGGTGGAACTTGAAAACGATCACGTGAAAAACGCGTGGGTCAGCACGCAGCTCTACCGGGGCATCGAGCAGATCCTCAAGGGCAGGCCGCCCGAGGACGCGCCCCTGTTCACCCAGCGCGCCTGCGGCGTGTGCACCAACACCCACGCTCTGACGAGCATCCGCGCCATCGAGAACGCGCTCGACATCGAAGTGCCGCCGCTGGCGGGGCTGATGCGCAACCTGATCCTGTCCGCTCTGGTGGTGCATGACCATCTGGTGCATTACTATCACCTGCACGGTCTGGACTGGATAGACATGGCCGCCGCCACAAAAGCCGATCCCGGCAAGGCTGCGGCGATAGTGGACAAGACCAGCAACCGCGGGGGCGACCCGGCGGACCTGTACATCGTGCGCAAACGGCTCAATGATTTCGTGGGCACCGGACAGCTCGGCTTTCTGGAAAACGCCTATTTCCTCGGCGGCAACGAGGCCTACCGCTTCTCGCCCGAGGAAAACCTCATCATGTCCGCACACTATCTGGAAGGATTGCGCGTTCAGCTCAAGCTCGCACGGGCCATGGCCCTGTTCGCGGGCAAGAATCCGCACGCGCAGTCCATGGTCGTGGGCGGCATGACCTGCTACGACAGCCTCAAGCCCGAGGTGGTCACGCATTTCCGCAGCCTGTGGGAGGAAACCAAGGAATTTGTGGAAAACGCCATGATGCCGGACATCGTTATGATGGCCAAGCGCTTCCCCGAATCGTGGAAGTACGGCAGGACCGAGAACTTCTTCGACTTCAGCGATTTCTACGATCCCAGCACCGGCAAGGACCCGTACTTCCGCTCCGGCGTGCTCTGGGGCAACGATCTCGACAGCGCCGAAAAGCTCGACATCGACAAGATCGACGAGCACGTGGCCCGCAGCTGGTACAAGGGCGACGACGTGCTCAAGCCGTACGACGGCGTCACTGATCCGAAGTACACCAACTACGAGGACAAGGAAAAATACTCGTGGTCCAAGGCCCCGCGCTACAAGACCGAGGCCATGGAGACTGGACCGCTCGCCCGCCGGGCCATTGCCTACGCGCGCGGCGAGTCCGAGACAAAGAAGATGCTTGACGAGGTGTTCGCTAAGACCGGCATGAAGTCGGAGCACCTGTTCTCCACCATGGGCCGCACCGTGTCCCGCGTGGTGGAGACAGCCATGCTCACCCGCCGAATGAAAGGGTGGATCGACGAAGTGGACGAGCGGGTGAAATCCGGCGACGACAAGATCTATCGCAAATGGACCATGCCGGACGAGGCCAAGGGCGTCGGCATGTGCTGCGTCACCCGTGGCGGCCTCTCGCACTGGATCCGCATCAAGGACAAGAAGATCGAGAACTTCCAGATGGTGGTGCCGTCCACGTGGAACCTCGGTCCGCGCTGCAAGGAAGGCAAGCTGAGTCCCGCGGAACAGTCGCTCATCGGCTGCCCGTGTCCGGATCCGGATCGTCCGGTGGAGATTCTCAGGACCATCCACTCCTTTGACCCATGCATCGCCTGCTCGGTGCATCTGGTGGACAACCGCAAGGGCACCCGCCAGAAGTTCCGCGTGCTGTAG
- a CDS encoding C-GCAxxG-C-C family (seleno)protein has protein sequence MKAQEALQHFRGKEKYNCAQAVLKAFQHEAGIPEGAVKAASGAGGGKAEGGLCGALFAAGVILGKKETNDVQEAFAQKAGSVLCKQIRSLKRISCRDCVSLSAQLTQRRMEDSPS, from the coding sequence ATGAAAGCTCAAGAAGCACTGCAACACTTTCGGGGCAAGGAAAAGTACAACTGCGCTCAGGCGGTCCTCAAGGCTTTTCAGCATGAAGCGGGCATCCCCGAAGGCGCAGTCAAGGCTGCCTCCGGAGCCGGTGGCGGCAAAGCCGAAGGCGGACTCTGCGGCGCGCTTTTCGCCGCCGGCGTCATATTGGGTAAAAAGGAAACCAATGACGTTCAGGAAGCCTTTGCCCAAAAGGCCGGTTCAGTCCTTTGCAAACAGATTCGTTCCCTCAAACGCATCTCCTGCCGGGACTGTGTCTCCCTCAGCGCACAACTGACCCAGCGCCGCATGGAAGACAGCCCTTCTTAA
- a CDS encoding P-II family nitrogen regulator, with translation MKFKAIFAPVKTHKTDPIVDAAKEAGATGATIISARGTGMREAKTFFGLTLEDQTDIVFFLIEEHLVNPVLEAIRTAGEFQKPGTGIAFVVPIEKVIGMESQIERFKEEVREKYF, from the coding sequence ATGAAATTCAAAGCTATTTTCGCCCCGGTCAAGACGCACAAGACCGATCCCATCGTGGATGCGGCCAAGGAGGCGGGCGCCACTGGGGCGACGATCATTTCCGCCCGCGGAACGGGGATGCGCGAGGCCAAGACCTTTTTCGGGCTGACGCTGGAAGATCAGACCGATATCGTCTTCTTTCTGATCGAGGAACACCTCGTCAATCCCGTTCTGGAGGCCATCCGTACCGCCGGTGAGTTCCAGAAGCCGGGCACAGGTATCGCGTTTGTGGTTCCCATTGAAAAGGTCATCGGTATGGAGAGCCAGATCGAGCGTTTCAAGGAAGAAGTCCGCGAGAAATATTTCTAG
- a CDS encoding cytochrome c3 family protein produces the protein MFRKVLFSVAASLAMAVIVTTAVAYKVPDEIVLERPKGNEPLATWVKEVKFAHGFHAIRVPCQKCHHKESDKTLGEFVACRQCHSADNPKDKTGFYRAWHSEGAPSCLGCHTQRRAAGGDNPVGCTTACHKPG, from the coding sequence ATGTTCCGAAAGGTCCTGTTTTCCGTGGCGGCTTCGCTGGCGATGGCCGTCATAGTGACCACGGCGGTCGCCTATAAGGTTCCCGACGAAATCGTTCTGGAACGTCCCAAGGGCAACGAGCCGCTGGCCACATGGGTCAAGGAGGTCAAGTTTGCGCACGGATTCCACGCCATCAGGGTGCCGTGCCAGAAGTGTCATCACAAGGAGTCGGACAAGACGCTGGGAGAATTCGTGGCCTGCCGACAGTGCCACAGTGCGGACAATCCCAAGGACAAGACCGGCTTTTACAGGGCGTGGCATTCCGAGGGAGCGCCGAGCTGTCTCGGCTGTCATACGCAGAGGCGAGCCGCGGGCGGCGATAACCCCGTCGGCTGCACCACAGCCTGCCACAAGCCCGGTTAG